From the Blattabacterium cuenoti genome, one window contains:
- a CDS encoding ATP-dependent Clp protease ATP-binding subunit: MFLFYTSSDEDIENDNSTYYESKSGNTNSGFYGGGGFSIRNKTPILDGFGRDLNSIANEGKLDPVVGRDSELERISQILGRRKKNNPLLIGEPGVGKTAIVEGLALRIVQKKVSRILYNKRIVILDLASLVAGTKYRGQFEERIRSIINESEKNKNIILFIDEIHTIIGAGGTTGSLDASNIFKPALAKSEIQCIGATTLNEYRQYIEKDGALERRFQKIIVQPSSEKETIKILQKIKYRYESYHNVIYTPKAINSCVNLTVRYITDRVLPDKAIDALDESGSRVHIKNIKVPQEIVLLEKELENVREEKSKVVKSQKYEEAARLRDTEKNIKEKLIKAQKEWDEYSKKNKEIVSSESVEEVVSMMSNIPVKKVSKTEMKKLGNMINILKKQVIGQDEAIEKIVRAIQRNRTGLKIANSPIGSFIFLGQTGVGKTYLAKIFAQELFSSEDSLIRIDMSEYMEKFSVSRLIGAPPGYVGYEEGGQLTELVRRNPYSVILLDEIEKAHNDVFNILLQILDYGCVTDNFGRKVDFRNTVIIFTSNSGTQHLKEFGSGIGFNTKSKKSNNYIKYILEKSLDKTFSPEFLNRIDDIIIFNSLTKKEICKIIDIELNKFQLHIENIGYKLFLSENINNFIKKNGYDKKYGVRPLKRTIDKFIKNPISDYIINGKIKKGDEIFLKINETKNSLIININKKNE; encoded by the coding sequence ATGTTTTTATTTTATACTTCTTCAGATGAAGATATTGAAAATGATAATTCTACTTATTATGAATCTAAAAGTGGGAATACAAATTCTGGATTTTATGGAGGTGGAGGTTTTTCAATAAGAAACAAAACTCCAATATTAGATGGTTTTGGAAGAGATTTAAACTCTATTGCAAATGAAGGTAAATTAGATCCTGTTGTAGGAAGAGATAGTGAATTAGAAAGAATATCTCAAATATTGGGAAGAAGAAAAAAAAATAATCCTTTGTTAATAGGAGAACCAGGAGTAGGAAAAACAGCTATAGTAGAAGGGCTTGCATTACGAATTGTCCAAAAAAAAGTTTCTAGAATATTATATAATAAAAGGATAGTTATTTTAGATTTAGCTAGTTTAGTAGCAGGAACTAAATATAGAGGACAATTTGAAGAAAGAATTAGATCAATAATAAATGAATCAGAAAAAAATAAAAATATTATACTTTTTATTGACGAAATTCACACAATAATTGGTGCAGGAGGAACTACAGGTTCTTTAGATGCATCTAATATTTTTAAACCTGCTTTAGCAAAAAGTGAAATTCAATGTATAGGAGCTACCACTCTAAATGAGTATAGACAATACATAGAAAAAGATGGAGCATTAGAACGAAGGTTTCAAAAAATTATAGTACAACCATCTTCTGAAAAAGAAACAATAAAAATTTTACAAAAAATAAAATATAGATATGAAAGTTATCATAATGTAATTTATACACCTAAAGCAATAAATTCTTGTGTTAATTTAACAGTAAGATATATTACAGATAGAGTACTTCCAGACAAAGCAATTGATGCATTAGATGAATCTGGATCACGTGTACATATTAAAAATATAAAAGTACCCCAAGAAATAGTACTTTTAGAAAAAGAATTAGAAAATGTACGTGAAGAAAAATCTAAAGTAGTAAAAAGTCAAAAATATGAAGAAGCGGCTCGTTTACGTGATACTGAAAAGAATATAAAAGAAAAATTGATAAAAGCACAAAAAGAATGGGATGAATATTCTAAAAAAAATAAAGAAATAGTTTCATCAGAAAGTGTAGAAGAAGTAGTATCAATGATGAGTAATATTCCAGTAAAAAAAGTTTCCAAAACTGAGATGAAAAAACTAGGGAACATGATAAATATTTTAAAAAAACAGGTAATAGGACAAGATGAAGCAATAGAAAAAATAGTAAGAGCAATTCAAAGAAATAGAACTGGTTTAAAAATAGCAAATTCACCAATAGGGTCATTTATTTTTTTAGGACAAACAGGTGTAGGGAAAACCTACTTAGCAAAAATTTTTGCACAAGAGTTATTTTCTTCAGAAGATTCTTTGATACGTATTGATATGAGTGAATATATGGAAAAATTTTCTGTTTCTAGATTAATAGGAGCTCCACCTGGATACGTAGGATATGAAGAAGGAGGTCAACTAACAGAACTTGTACGTAGGAATCCATATTCAGTAATATTGTTAGATGAAATAGAAAAAGCTCATAATGATGTTTTTAATATTTTATTACAAATTTTAGATTATGGATGTGTTACAGATAATTTTGGTAGAAAAGTAGATTTTAGAAATACAGTTATTATATTTACTTCAAATTCTGGAACTCAACATTTAAAAGAATTTGGAAGTGGAATTGGATTTAATACAAAATCTAAAAAATCTAACAATTATATTAAATATATATTAGAAAAATCTTTAGATAAAACATTTTCTCCTGAATTTTTAAATAGAATAGATGATATAATTATTTTTAATTCTTTAACTAAAAAAGAAATATGTAAAATAATTGATATAGAATTAAATAAATTTCAACTTCATATTGAAAACATAGGTTATAAATTATTTTTATCTGAAAATATTAATAATTTTATTAAAAAAAATGGATACGATAAAAAATATGGGGTTCGACCATTAAAAAGAACAATAGATAAATTTATAAAAAATCCTATATCAGACTATATTATTAATGGAAAAATAAAAAAAGGTGATGAAATTTTTTTAAAAATCAACGAAACTAAAAATAGTTTGATAATAAATATTAACAAAAAAAATGAATAA
- a CDS encoding endonuclease III domain-containing protein, translating to MYYTNEYTLLIAIILTAKTKEYLVNKITNNLFNIIKSPKDAINLSKKKIKLHIKYIGLYNKKSKYIYELSKILIKKYNSIIPKNISELKKLPGVGQKTSSVFLSYMSEIFDVFPVDTHIKRLMNRWNLVNSKKLIDIEKKAKLVFEKKNWKKLHLQIILYGREYSPYRKWNLKKDIIYQKLLYNNLL from the coding sequence TTGTATTATACAAATGAATATACATTATTAATAGCTATTATACTAACAGCGAAAACTAAAGAATATTTGGTAAATAAAATAACAAATAATTTATTTAATATAATAAAATCTCCAAAAGATGCTATTAATTTATCAAAAAAAAAAATAAAATTACATATAAAATATATAGGATTATATAATAAAAAATCAAAATATATATATGAGTTATCAAAAATTTTAATTAAAAAATATAATAGTATCATTCCAAAAAATATATCAGAATTAAAAAAACTTCCTGGAGTTGGACAAAAAACATCATCAGTATTTCTATCTTATATGTCAGAAATTTTTGATGTTTTTCCTGTAGATACTCATATTAAAAGATTAATGAATCGTTGGAATTTAGTTAATAGCAAAAAATTAATAGATATAGAAAAAAAAGCTAAACTTGTTTTTGAAAAAAAAAACTGGAAAAAATTACATTTACAAATTATACTTTATGGAAGAGAATATTCTCCATATAGAAAATGGAACTTAAAAAAAGATATCATTTATCAAAAATTGTTATATAATAATTTATTATAG
- a CDS encoding DUF3127 domain-containing protein, with product MEIIGKVKKILDIQKFNSGFKKREIVITTEEPYPQNILIEFVQDKVDLLNNIKLKDKIKIFINIRGREWTNNEGIVKYFNSVQGWKIEVCEKDISEISSSPSPLSSDDFDDLPF from the coding sequence ATGGAAATAATAGGAAAGGTAAAAAAAATATTAGATATTCAAAAGTTTAATAGTGGTTTTAAAAAAAGAGAAATAGTTATTACAACAGAGGAACCATATCCTCAAAACATATTAATTGAATTTGTTCAAGATAAAGTAGATTTATTAAATAATATAAAATTAAAAGATAAAATAAAAATATTTATAAATATTAGAGGTAGAGAATGGACTAATAATGAAGGTATAGTAAAATATTTTAATTCTGTTCAAGGATGGAAAATAGAAGTATGTGAAAAAGATATTTCAGAAATATCTTCTTCTCCTTCACCTTTATCATCTGATGATTTTGATGATTTGCCATTTTAA
- a CDS encoding SPFH domain-containing protein: MSMFSLLFYCILFLLIFSLLSSFILIVNQESSAIVERMGKFHSIRYAGLNFKIPFLDNVVGKLTLKIQQLDVLVDTKTKDNVFVKVKISVQFKVLEEKVYDAFYKLDNPNTQINSYIFDVVRAEVPKMRLDDLFERKDHIALVVRSELKEAMLEYGYSIIKALVTDLDPDEQVKLAMNRINTAEREKVAAEYKAEAERIKIVAKAKAEAESKKLQGKGTADQRREIARGILESVEVLNNVGINSQEASALIVVTQHYDTLQSMGESGNTNLILIPNSPGSATDMLNNMITSFNVSSKIGELTKKKNNLKKIK, translated from the coding sequence ATGAGTATGTTTAGTTTATTGTTTTATTGTATATTATTTCTTTTAATTTTTTCTCTACTTTCCAGTTTTATTTTAATAGTTAATCAAGAATCATCAGCTATTGTAGAAAGAATGGGAAAATTTCATAGTATTCGTTATGCAGGTCTAAATTTTAAAATTCCATTTTTGGATAATGTAGTAGGTAAACTAACTTTAAAAATACAACAATTAGATGTTTTAGTAGATACAAAAACAAAAGATAATGTTTTTGTAAAAGTTAAAATTTCTGTTCAATTTAAAGTTCTTGAAGAAAAAGTATATGATGCTTTTTATAAGTTAGATAATCCTAATACTCAAATAAATTCTTATATTTTTGATGTAGTTAGAGCTGAAGTTCCAAAAATGAGATTAGATGATCTTTTTGAAAGAAAAGATCATATAGCTCTTGTAGTTAGAAGTGAATTAAAAGAAGCAATGTTAGAATATGGATATTCTATAATAAAAGCATTAGTTACTGATTTAGATCCAGATGAACAAGTTAAATTAGCTATGAATCGTATTAATACTGCTGAAAGAGAAAAAGTAGCAGCTGAATATAAAGCAGAAGCTGAAAGAATAAAAATAGTAGCAAAAGCTAAAGCAGAGGCTGAAAGTAAAAAATTACAGGGGAAAGGAACAGCTGATCAAAGAAGAGAAATTGCTAGAGGTATTTTAGAATCTGTAGAAGTATTAAATAATGTTGGAATTAATTCTCAAGAAGCATCTGCATTAATTGTTGTTACACAACATTATGATACTTTACAATCTATGGGAGAGAGTGGAAACACTAATTTAATATTAATTCCAAACAGTCCAGGATCTGCTACAGATATGTTAAATAATATGATTACATCATTTAATGTTTCTAGTAAAATTGGAGAATTAACAAAAAAAAAGAATAATTTGAAAAAAATTAAATAG
- a CDS encoding SUF system Fe-S cluster assembly protein gives MCNSSSSNMEESIIYAIKNIYDPEIPVDIYELGLIYDIKIYEKNKVKITMTLTTPNCPVIESLPMEVKEKVSSIEGIKDVKVILTFDPPWSREFMSEEARLELGFL, from the coding sequence ATGTGTAATAGTAGTAGTAGTAATATGGAGGAATCCATTATTTACGCTATAAAAAATATTTATGATCCTGAAATTCCAGTAGATATTTATGAACTTGGACTTATTTATGATATTAAAATTTATGAAAAAAATAAAGTAAAAATAACAATGACTTTAACTACTCCAAATTGTCCAGTAATAGAAAGTTTACCTATGGAAGTAAAAGAAAAAGTATCTTCTATAGAAGGGATAAAGGATGTAAAAGTTATCTTAACTTTTGATCCTCCTTGGAGTAGAGAATTTATGAGTGAGGAAGCTCGTTTAGAATTAGGGTTTTTATAA
- a CDS encoding M16 family metallopeptidase, with protein MFSKKIDIPPKSLNREVKLNISDPTIFEIKNGLKVIIVENHKLPIVIAGIDLDIDPFLEGDKAGIQKIFGQMLRSGTENYNKEELDNIIDYMGVNFNTSFYGISISTMKKYLKKSISIMADVAMNCKFDNKKELEKIVKQRITDIDIYEKDPNSIFKKVRNILFFGRNHPYGEYENYETIKNIKLSDLRELYKKYFNPNKFYLYFVGDVNKKEVEYLCNTYFVKWKNKSVNEKKFDEKLDKNFSLSNEIYKSKSEKIEIDFVDIPTLTQSTICFGGAVSLKKDDPMYIPSVLANGILGGGAQSRLFLNLRENKAYTYGAYSVLKSDKYVGYFSIYTQVRNNVTGDAIKTIIKELDKITSEKVSLDELNIKKKEITGQFILDLEDPERISDLFISELRNNLPYGFYKKYLEKIKNVTVDDVYKTCKKFFNLKKGRIIIIGKSSEVLPSIKKLGYPINFFDKNGYLLKNKNV; from the coding sequence ATGTTTTCTAAAAAAATAGATATTCCACCTAAATCTTTAAATAGAGAGGTAAAATTAAATATAAGTGATCCTACTATTTTTGAAATTAAAAATGGTTTAAAAGTTATAATAGTAGAAAATCATAAACTACCTATAGTTATAGCTGGTATTGATTTAGATATTGATCCTTTTTTAGAAGGAGATAAAGCAGGAATACAGAAAATTTTTGGTCAGATGCTGAGATCAGGAACTGAAAATTATAATAAAGAAGAATTGGACAATATAATAGATTATATGGGTGTTAATTTTAATACTTCTTTTTATGGAATATCCATTTCTACTATGAAAAAGTATTTAAAAAAATCAATATCTATTATGGCAGATGTTGCTATGAATTGTAAGTTTGATAATAAAAAAGAATTAGAAAAAATTGTAAAACAAAGAATAACAGATATTGATATTTATGAAAAAGATCCAAATTCTATTTTTAAAAAAGTTAGAAATATTTTATTCTTTGGAAGGAATCATCCTTATGGAGAATATGAAAATTATGAAACTATAAAAAATATTAAATTATCTGATTTAAGAGAATTGTATAAAAAATATTTTAATCCAAATAAATTTTATCTTTATTTTGTCGGAGATGTTAATAAAAAAGAAGTAGAGTATTTATGTAATACTTATTTTGTAAAATGGAAAAATAAATCAGTTAATGAAAAAAAATTTGATGAAAAATTAGATAAAAATTTTTCATTATCAAATGAAATTTATAAATCTAAATCTGAAAAAATAGAAATAGATTTTGTAGATATACCTACACTTACTCAGTCTACTATATGTTTTGGAGGTGCTGTATCCTTAAAAAAGGATGATCCTATGTATATTCCATCAGTCCTTGCTAATGGAATATTAGGAGGTGGGGCACAAAGTCGTTTATTTTTAAATTTAAGAGAAAATAAAGCATATACTTATGGAGCATATTCAGTTTTAAAATCGGATAAATATGTAGGATATTTTTCAATTTATACTCAAGTTAGAAACAATGTAACAGGAGATGCTATTAAAACTATTATAAAAGAATTAGATAAAATAACAAGTGAAAAAGTTTCTTTAGATGAATTAAATATCAAGAAAAAAGAAATTACTGGTCAATTTATTTTAGATTTAGAAGATCCTGAAAGGATTAGTGATTTATTTATATCTGAATTAAGAAACAATTTACCATATGGATTCTATAAAAAATATTTAGAAAAAATAAAAAATGTAACTGTAGATGATGTTTATAAGACATGCAAAAAATTCTTTAATTTAAAAAAAGGAAGAATTATAATTATAGGAAAATCAAGTGAAGTGTTACCCTCAATAAAAAAATTAGGTTATCCTATTAATTTTTTTGATAAAAATGGATATTTGTTAAAGAATAAAAATGTATAA